In the Purpureocillium takamizusanense chromosome 5, complete sequence genome, one interval contains:
- a CDS encoding Cystathionine gamma-synthase (antiSMASH:Cluster_5.4~COG:E~SMCOG1168:O-succinylhomoserine sulfhydrylase~EggNog:ENOG503NWEN) gives MTTALGEAMPANDEHAISVSLPQWDHFVSIIRNDAKVLDTLKAGYPRFNIHRDVLDLEKKLIVWAAAAAESTSGPALAVPPKEAVKLFPSERMARACKGHLDKVANAIGGSKDLVRIAHVTLDGDLEQVRGEESTSGPYDDHAYGHVYVVAYPAPLGRVAFQFWLLTGYGVSSRFSSFWLHNAPFLASRTEKATRSWREALPVEEAREAADAMRSHIASLYSTEDVQATAEDVFLFQCGMAAITQTAGVLRMLANERPDYRIVMFGFLNVDTVAVLSKVLGLGSAFYGHASSAELDALEAELEAGGRIDAVFTEFPTNPQLKLVDLERLHGLAVRHDFVLVVDDSIGTPANVLTAPFCDLVSSSLTKMFSGACNVMGGSIVVSPWSRQRGILRAALGGRYEDTMFPLDVLVLRANSADFEARVAAASANARRVVGQLREHPLVDEVLYPWGGPSQERYERFRKPGAGYGFLLSVRFHRPEAAVAFHDALELAKGPSFGTSFTLVCPYTVLAHYSELEWAGQYGVPAHLVRISIGVEDSELLRAAIGKALNAAELQVGL, from the exons atgacgacggcactTGGAGAGGCGATGCCCGCCAATGATGAGCAT GCCATAAGCGTCTCCTTGCCCCAATGGGACCACTTCGTATCCATCATCCGCAACGACGCCAAGGTACTCGACACCCTCAAGGCCGGATACCCACGGTTCAACATCCACCGAGACGTGCTTGACCTCGAGAAGAAGCTGATAGtatgggcggcagcggcggcggagtcGACCTCTGGTCCGGCATTGGCAGTCCCCCCAAAGGAGGCCGTGAAGCTGTTTCCAAGCGAACGCATGGCCAGGGCGTGCAAAGGACATCTGGACAAGGTTGCGAACGCTATTGGTGGTAGCAAGGACCTAGTCCGCATCGCACACGTTACCCTGGATGGCGACTTGGAGCAGGTACGCGGCGAGGAGTCCACGTCGGGCCCCTACGATGACCATGCCTACGGGCACGTCTACGTAGTGGCGTATCCCGCTCCACTGGGCCGCGTCGCCTTTCAATTTTGGCTGCTCACGGGCTACGGCGTCTCGAGCCGTTTCTCGTCGTTTTGGCTTCACAATGCCCCGTTTCTCGCGTCCAGAACGGAGAAGGCGACACGTAGCTGGCGCGAGGCACtgccggtggaggaggctagggaggcggccgacgccatgCGTAGTCACATTGCGTCTCTGTACTCAACAGAGGACGtccaggcgacggcggaggacgTGTTCCTGTTTCAgtgcggcatggcggccatAACGCAGACGGCCGGTGTCCTGCGGATGCTGGCCAACGAGCGCCCAGACTATCGGATCGTCATGTTTGG CTTCTTGAACGTCGACACAGTGGCGGTTCTCAGCAAggtgctcggcctcggcagcgccTTTTACGGCCATGCCTCATCGGCAgagctcgacgcgctcgaggcggagctcgaggcgggcgggcgcatcgacgccgtcttcACCGAGTTCCCCACCAACCCGCAGCTCAAGCTCGTGGACCTGGAGCGGCTGCACGGGCTCGCGGTGCGGCACGACttcgtgctcgtcgtcgacgacagcatCGGCACGCCGGCCAACGTACTGACGGCGCCGTTCTGCGACCTCGTCAGCTCGAGCCTGACCAAGATGTTCAGCGGCGCGTGCAACGTcatgggcggcagcatcgtcgtgAGCCCGTGGTCGCGGCAGCGCGGGATCCTGcgcgcggcgctgggcggacGGTACGAAGACACGATGTTCccgctcgacgtgctcgtgCTGCGTGCCAACAGCGCCGACTTCgaggcgcgcgtcgccgcggcgagcgccaacgcgcggcgcgtggtcgggcagctgcgcgagcacccgctcgtcgacgaggtgctgTACCCGTGGGGAGGGCCCTCGCAGGAGCGCTACGAGAGGTTCCGCAAGCCCGGTGCCGGCTACGGCTTCCTGCTGTCGGTGCGCTTCCACCggcccgaggccgccgtcgccttccacgacgccctcgagctggccaaggggCCGAGCTTCGGGACGAGCTTCACGCTCGTCTGCCCGTACACGGTGCTCGCGCACTACTCGGAGCTGGAGTGGGCGGGCCAGTATGGCGTTCCCGCGCACCTGGTCCGCATCagcatcggcgtcgaggacagcGAGCTGCTGCGTGCGGCGATCGGCAAAgccctcaacgccgcggAGCTGCAAGTCGGTCTGTAG
- a CDS encoding uncharacterized protein (SMCOG1169:sugar transport protein~antiSMASH:Cluster_5.4~EggNog:ENOG503NW40~TransMembrane:12 (i124-141o168-188i200-223o229-248i260-281o293-310i381-402o414-434i446-468o474-491i511-536o542-562i)~COG:P), with translation MASRTDHVEVIHRSRSEDRHVYSSSTEAGYRPRGPEPYVNINSNIEAKIKNPLIGIPRRTLLADVDKFCRRKGLEAHRRILRKGALVAQDPTGYEDITGEEALTDEEIESLRDEVLHKWRIPRVLYLTIITCSIGAAVQGWDQTGSNGANLDFPRAFGIGSASIHDNVIVGLVNAAPYIGTALVGAWLSDPINHRWGRRGTIFVAAHFCLWPVLASAFCNTWVQLFGCRLLLGVGMGTKASTVPIFAAENSPAPIRGALVMSWQLWTAFGIFLGTCANLVVKHIGPESWRYQLGSAFIPAVPLALLIYFCPESPRWYIKKNRYLDALHSLLRLRNSPVQAARDLYYIHVQLQVEQEFIGHGNYIGRFIELFTIPRIRRATLAAFVVMIAQQMCGINIIAFYSTTVFRDAGASDFNALLATWGFGLINFLFAFPAIWTIDTFGRRSLLLFTFPQMAWTLLAAGLCTLIPPGPAHIGMVALFVYLFAVFYSPGEGPVPFTYSAEVFPLSHREVGMAFAVATCLFWASVLSITFPLMLAQLGVRGAFGLYAMLNILALVMIFLAVPETKQRTLEELDYIFGVPTRVFARYQVTKALPWWCKRWLLFRKNATLEPLYQLDVAEHHEEEDEVASTDNGYENDKARVEMKDIVGFPRGASGQQPTQPHSPSPRTSG, from the exons ATGGCATCACGAACCGACCACGTCGAGGTCATTCATCGGAG CCGCTCCGAGGATCGCCATGTGTACTCTTCCTCGACCGAAGCGGGCTACCGTCCTCGCGGCCCAGAGCCCTACGTTAACATCAATTCAAATATCGAAGCAAA gatCAAAAACCCTCTCATCGGCATACCGCGACGGACTTTGCTCGCCGATGTCGACAAGTTCTGCCGCAGgaagggcctcgaggcccaTCGTCGCATCCTCCGTAAAGGCGCACTGGTTGCGCAGGACCCTACTGGCTACGAGGACATCAcaggcgaggaggcccttACCGACGAGGAAATAGAGTCTCTCCGTGACGAGGTGCTACACAAGTGGCGCATCCCTAGGGTTCTGTAtctcaccatcatcacctgTTCTATCGGCGCCGCTGTTCAAGGCTGGGACCAGACCGGCTCCAACGGCGCCAATCTCGACTTCCCGAGAGCATTTGGTATCGGATCAGCTAGCATCCACGATaacgtcatcgtcggcctcgtaAATGCGGCTCCCTATATCGGAACAGCTCTCGTTGGCGCTTGGCTGTCTGATCCCATCAACCACCGTTGGGGTCGCCGGGGGACCATctttgtcgccgcccacTTTTGCCTGTGGCCGGTGCTCGCAAGCGCTTTTTGCAATACCTGGGTGCAGCTGTTCGGCTGTCGTCTGCTCCTGGGCGTCGGCATGGGCACCAAGGCTTCTACTG TACCCATATTCGCCGCCGAGAACTCGCCGGCACCGATTCGAGGCGCGCTCGTCATGAGCTGGCAGCTATGGACTGCCTTTGGTATATTTCTGGGCACATGCGCCAATCTCGTCGTCAAGCACATCGGCCCGGAGTCGTGGAGATACCAGCTTGGGTCGGCTTTCATCCCCGCTGTGCCCCTCGCTCTTCTCATCTACTTTTGCCCCGAGTCGCCGCGTTGGTACATCAAGAAAAACCGCTACTTAGATGCACTACACTCACTGCTTCGCTTGCGCAATTCACCAGTCCAAGCGGCCCGGGATCTATACTACATCCACGTTCAACTGCAGGTCGAACAGGAGTTCATCGGCCATGGCAACTATATAGGCCGCTTCATCGAGCTGTTCACGATCCCTCGCATCCGCCGAGCAACCCTCGCGGCGTTCGTCGTCATGATTGCGCAGCAGATGTGTGGAATCAATATCATCGCCTTTTACTCGACTACAGTCTTCCGCGATGCCGGTGCGAGCGACTTTAATGCCCTCCTGGCCACCTGGGGCTTTGGTCTCATCAACTTTCTCTTTGCCTTCCCCGCCATCTGGACTATCGACACCTTTGGGCGTCGCTCACTGCTATTGTTCACCTTTCCCCAGATGGCCTGGACGCTTCTTGCGGCTGGGCTCTGCACGCTTATCCCTCCGGGACCCGCACACATAGGCATGGTTGCTTTGTTCGTGTACCTCTTTGCTGTCTTTTACTCGCCGG GTGAGGGCCCGGTTCCTTTCACGTACTCGGCCGAAGTGTTTCCCTTGTCGCATCGTGAGGTGGGCATGGCGTTCGCCGTCGCGACATGCCTATTCTGGGCATCTGTGCTGTCCATCACGTTCCCGCTGATGCTGGCGCAGCTGGGGGTGCGCGGAGCCTTTGGACTTTACGCAATGCTCAATATCCTGGCTCTAGTCATGATTTTCCTGGCGGTCCCAGAAACGAAGCAGCGTACGCTGGAAGAGCTCGACTACATCTTCGGTGTCCCCACGAGGGTGTTCGCGCGGTACCAGGTTACCAAAGCACTACCTTGGTGGTGCAAGCGGTGGCTCCTATTCCGGAAGAACGCCACGCTGGAACCCCTTTACCAACTCGACGTGGCGGAGCaccatgaagaagaagacgaggttGCGAGTACAGACAATGGATACGAAAACGACAAGGCGAGGGTGGAGATGAAGGACATTGTGGGATTCCCCAGAGGGGCGAGTGGGCAGCAGCCGACGCAACCACACAGCCCGTCTCCTCGGACATCGGGATGA
- a CDS encoding Carboxymethylenebutenolidase (antiSMASH:Cluster_5.4~EggNog:ENOG503NV2Z~COG:Q) translates to MLIQESHVDVSVSANGKDSPMRIYVFHPTIPGYPKARFPGVCLFSEIYQVTGPVARFARQIAGHGYIVAAPSSYHDFVGPEPLAYDAADTDRGNQFKIQKTLDSYDADSRATVDHLLSLSTCTGLIGATGMCLGGHLAVRAALDPRITACVSYFATDIHSRTLGPYEAPNAAAAPPPGSAHTLDLFSRLRGEVAMIFGIKDTHVPDAGRDLIRAKLRDAGVVFSFHEFAWAQHAFIRDELSKGRYDPAVTKVCFEVLLELFGRVLKTDLGPRDGAVPPPEHVC, encoded by the exons atgtTGATCCAGGAATCCCACGTCGACGTCTCCGTCTCTGCCAATGGCAAGGACAGCCCCATGC GAATCTACGTCTTCCACCCGACGATCCCGGGATATCCCAAGGC TCGCTTCCCCGGCGTCTGTCTATTCAGTGAAATCTACCAAG TCACCGGCCCCGTAGCCCGCTTCGCCCGCCAAATCGCTGGCCACGGCtacatcgtcgccgccccgtcgtcgtacCACGACTTTGTCGGCCCCGAGCCGCTGGCctacgacgccgccgataCAGATCGCGGGAACCAGTTCAAGATTCAAAAG ACCCTCGACTCGTACGACGCAGACTCCCGCGCCACCGTCGACcacctcctctccctctcgaCCTGCACTggcctcatcggcgccacgggcatgTGCCTGGGAGGCCACCTCGCGGTCCGCGCTGCC CTCGACCCGCGCATCACCGCCTGCGTCTCCTACTTCGCCACCGACATCCACTCACGCACGCTCGGCCCCTACGAGGCGCCCAacgcggccgctgcccctcctccgGGCTCCGCCCACACGCTCGACCTATTCtcgcgcctgcgcggcgaaGTCGCCATGATCTTCGGCATCAAGGACACCCACGtccccgacgccggccgcgatcTCATCCGCgccaagctgcgcgacgccggcgtcgtctttAGCTTCCACGAGTTCGCCTGGGCCCAGCACGCCTTCATCAGGGACGAGCTGAGTAAGGGCCGCTACGACCCCGCCGTCACAAAGGTCTGCTTCGAGGTTCTGCTTGAGCTGTTTGGCAGGGTTCTCAAGACGGACCTCGGACCCCGTGACGGAGCGGTTCCTCCCCCAGAGCACGTGTGCTGA
- a CDS encoding uncharacterized protein (EggNog:ENOG503NUXS~antiSMASH:Cluster_5.4~TransMembrane:6 (i114-135o166-187i208-229o241-263i478-504o510-533i)~COG:M), producing the protein MQNRHSSRASRSSGFIPLGGGGTSRNEMDNGIPLTTVRSNASTGARKPMIGNSTSFESSQTANEKGETHHRHAGRRRKQGNLGRSGTGDSEDVRLNAMGRLYAKIVGFSVITRYMVYVVPVGILLAVPLVVIPMVGDKDGTPLGSVTKKNAKGEDEVTEGPPLFKLFLWIEITWLTLWAAKIVAFFIPKIFMFFCGIVSRGVRKYATILSNLTISLSLLLWALATWITFMKLFEASFNADIQWVVVLQRIFGALFVSSALLLAEKAIVQLISVSYHQRSFANRIKASKREIHLLGLLYDASRTLFPMYCREFADEDYVINDSIEMMLRKKAGRKSNGAATPMKLIGDAARLGDKVTSAFGNIAHEITGKQVFNPNSAHSIVLEALEKRVPSEALARRIWMSFVLEGKDALYLEDFQEVLGPAYKNEAEEAFNAIDSDINGDISLDEMVRKVVEMGTERKAIGEGMKDIGQALRVFDKVLLFVVFLLVIFVFLVFFKSSFVTTIISAGTTFLSLSFVFAVTAQEFLGSCIFLFVKHPFDVGDRVEITSTQMMVDRISLLYTVFTRLDTMQTVQIPNIQLNNLWIDNVTRSKAMSETVELNVSYDTSFEDIELLRTEMEKFVRAPENTRDFQPDFNISVGGVGNLDKMLLYISIKHKSNWHNDKVRGTRRSKFMCALAIALKKIPIYGPGGGAEALGGPTNPTYSVAVTDQFASAARDAAAKDKETGRMVPTHVGQTQEEARETEQHAVTELNNRPLVVETEGLWDPSERDDRSPAGHGASDDPRRSRDIESVRNELNRASTRGRRRAGEGLQNLTPTDSHAPGHHQHATSPRLETFDEEARTDMPSTFYDLNRGQSDAMAPSEEDEQGLYPSGSQHMPHRGPSYRGPPPSHGQR; encoded by the exons ATGCAAAACAGACACTCCTCCCGGGCCTCACGATCCTCGGGCTTCATCCctctcggcggtggcggcaccTCCCGAAACGAAATGGACAACGGAATTCCCCTCACCACCGTCCGTAGCAATGCTTCCACGGGCGCCCGGAAGCCCATGATCGGCAACTCGACGAGCTTCGAGTCTTCCCAGACGGCAAACGAAAAAGGCGAAACGCACCACCGTCATGCTGGCCGCCGGAGGAAGCAGGGCAACctcggccgcagcggcaCTGGCGACTCGGAAGACGTGAGGCTGAACGCCATGGGCAGGCTCTACGCGAAGATTGTCGGCTTCTCCGTCATCACGCGCTACATGGTCTACGTGGTGCCGGTCGGCAtcctgctcgccgtcccTCTTGTGGTCATTCCCATGGTGGGCGACAAAGACGGTACGCCTCTCGGATCCGTCACCAAGAAGAATGCCAAAGGCGAGGATGAAGTCACCGAAGGACCTCCCCTGTTCAAGCTGTTCCTGTGGATCGAAATCACCTGGCTCACGCTGTGGGCTGCCAAGATCGTTGCCTTCTTCATCCCCAAGATCTTCATGTTCTTCTGCGGCATTGTCAGCAGGGGCGTCCGCAAGTACGCCACGATCCTGAGCAACCTCACCATCTCGCTGTCGCTTCTCCTCTGGGCCCTGGCAACATGGATCACCTTCATGAAGCTCTTCGAGGCATCCTTCAATGCCGACATTCAGTGGGTCGTCGTTCTTCAGCGTATTTTCGGCGCTCTCTTCGTGTCGTCtgcgttgctgctggccgaaAAGGCCATCGTCCAGCTGATTAGCGTCTCGTACCACCAACGATCATTTGCCAACCGAATTAAGGCTTCGAAGCGCGAGATCCACTTGCTCGGCCTTCTCTACGACGCCTCGCGCACGCTTTTCCCCATGTACTGCCGCGAGTTTGCAGACGAAGACTACGTCATCAACGATAGCATCGAGATGATGTTGAGGAAGAAGGCAGGTCGCAAGTCGAatggcgccgcgacgcccatgaAGCTCATTGGTGACGCTGCCCGTCTTGGCGATAAGGTGACCTCAGCCTTTGGAAACATTGCGCATGAGATTACCGGGAAGCAGGTCTTCAATCCCAACTCGGCGCACTCGATTGTCCTGGAGGCTCTCGAGAAGCGTGTGCCATCAGAAGCCCTGGCGCGCCGTATCTGGATGTCCTttgtcctcgagggcaaggacgcGCTCTACCTTGAGGACTTTCAGGAAGTCCTCGGGCCCGCGTACAAgaacgaggccgaggaggcgttCAACGCCATCGACAGCGACATCAACGGCGACATCAGTCTGGACGAGATGGTGCGAAAGGTGGTAGAAATGGGCACCGAGCGCAAGGCCATAGGCGAGGGCATGAAAGACATTGGCCAGGCACTCCGGGTCTTTGATAAGGTTTtgctcttcgtcgtcttcctgctggtcatcttcgtcttcc TTGTCTTCTTCAAGAGCAGCTTCGTGACGACAATCATTAGCGCTGGTACCACGTTCCTTTCGCTGTCTTTCGTCTTTGCCGTCACTGCCCAGGAGTTTTTGGGATCCTGcatcttcctcttcgtcaaGCACCCCTTCGACGTAGGCGATAGGGTTGAAATCACCAGCACGCAGATGATGGTCGATAGAATCTCTCTCTTGTACACTGTCTTCACCCGTCTGGACACCATGCAGACCGTCCAG ATCCCCAACATTCAGCTCAACAACCTCTGGATCGACAACGTTACTCGCAGCAAGGCCATGTCGGAGACGGTCGAGCTCAATGTCTCTTACGACACGTCGTTTGAGGACATTGAGCTGCTTCGCACTGAGATGGAGAAATTTGTTCGCGCCCCGGAGAACACCCGCGACTTCCAACCCGACTTCAACATCAGCGTCGGCGGTGTCGGCAACCTGGACAAGATGCTCCTCTACATTAGCATCAAGCACAAGTCTAACTGGCACAATGACAAGGTTCGCGGCACTCGCCGGTCCAAGTTCATGTGTGCACTGGCCATTGCGCTCAAGAAGATCCCCATCTACGGCCCCGGTGGCGGTGCTGAGGCCCTGGGTGGACCGACCAACCCGACATACTCTGTCGCCGTTACTGATCAATTTGCCTCTGCTGCCCGTGATGCGGCCGCGAAGGACAAGGAGACGGGCCGTATGGTCCCGACGCACGTTGGCCAGACCCAGGAGGAGGCCCGCGAGACCGAACAGCATGCCGTCACGGAGCTCAACAACCGTCCTTTGGTGGTCGAGACGGAGGGCCTCTGGGACCCAAGCGAGCGTGACGATCGATCCCCCGCCGGGCATGGCGCATCGGACGATCCGCGCCGGTCCAGGGACATCGAGTCTGTCCGCAACGAGCTTAACCGGGCGAgcacccgcggccgtcgcagggctggcgagggcctgcagaATCTCACGCCGACTGATAGCCATGCTCccggccaccaccagcatgcCACCAGCCCACGGCTAGAGACGTTCGACGAAGAGGCACGGACTGACATGCCGTCTACGTTTTACGACCTCAACCGCGGCCAGTCGGACGCAATGGCGCCCTccgaggaggatgagcagGGACTTTATCCGAGCGGCTCGCAGCACATGCCACATAGGGGTCCGAGCTACcggggcccgccgcccagccacggccagcgcTAG
- a CDS encoding putative NRPS-like protein biosynthetic cluster (COG:Q~antiSMASH:Cluster_5.4~EggNog:ENOG503NWBA~SMCOG1002:AMP-dependent synthetase and ligase), producing MQQPVANGVPSGQDSASTAPSKGASITESDLDKIWGWNSIVPAAEERCVHEMIQHQAQARPSAPAVHACDGNLTYYELDRLATVLADKLVDLGVKPNTFVPLCFEKSLWTTVAMLGVMKAGGAFVLLDPSLPEQRLLSMVREANARLLVSSAGEHALASRLCPDTLVVDHGFFRETVDHPSTRRLPDRDPNSFIYLVFTSGTTGAPKGAIITHKSSASGLQHQIDSLRYTTESRVYDFSAYSFDISIYSALTTLVAGGCLCVPSEQDRKSSLAGSIKSLRANTISLTPSVARLLSPDELPQLKTMILGGEALHVGDIEPWWGRVFTAYGPSECTPTSMINPHPSSLGEACRLGRGFGVVTWVVDDRDHNVLLPAGCVGELLLEGPLVGTGYLNDPKRTTAAFIEDPVWLLRGSVDQPGRRGRLYKTGDLVRYAEDGSLVFVGRNDLQVKIRGQRVELGEVETAVRMCVPEAKQVVAEVVTPAKDDASPALAVFVRMGDSSIAESGLSMLSITQDSRRRLEELLPSYMVPTAFFSIREMPMTPTGKTNRRRLREMGASFCEEAGETADTTPGGSADDGAVILKAEQPAYALAQKVAAMLPPWRQRDVAANGESGYEDICLFPSGLDSINMMALAYFISQQFQVEVDLEVLMDPSTSIRTLAGVVTDLQAAS from the coding sequence ATGCAACAGCCTGTTGCAAATGGAGTGCCAAGCGGCCAGGACAGTGCGTCCACAGCGCCATCGAAAGGAGCCTCCATCACTGAGAGCGACCTCGACAAGATATGGGGCTGGAATAGCATCGTCCCAGCAGCTGAGGAGCGCTGCGTCCATGAGATGATCCAACACCAGGCCCAGGCTCGGCCCAGCGCACCAGCCGTGCATGCCTGCGATGGCAACCTCACTTACTATGAACTGGACCGCCTTGCCACTGTCCTAgccgacaagctcgtcgacctcggtgTCAAGCCAAACACGTTTGTTCCGCTCTGCTTCGAAAAGTCGTTGTGGACTaccgtcgccatgctcgGCGTAATGAAGGCCGGAGGGGCGTTTGTGCTCCTGGATCCGTCACTCCCGGAGCAACGCCTCCTGTCAATGGTCCGCGAAGCCAATGCCAGGCTGCTTGTGTCGTCCGCCGGCGAGCATGCTTTGGCCTCGCGGCTATGCCCGGATACTCTAGTTGTCGACCATGGCTTTTTCCGTGAGACCGTGGACCATCCGTCCACTCGGAGACTTCCTGACCGCGATCCGAATTCGTTCATTTATCTTGTGTTCACGTcggggacgacgggggcTCCCAAAGGGGCAATCATCACGCACAAAAGCTCTGCTTCCGGACTCCAGCACCAAATCGACAGCCTACGGTACACGACTGAATCGAGGGTTTATGATTTTTCAGCATATAGCTTCGACATTTCAATTTACAGCGCCCTCACAACCCTCGTGGCTGGAGGGTGTCTATGCGTTCCCAGCGAGCAAGACCGCAAGTCCAGCTTGGCGGGAAGCATAAAGTCGCTGAGGGCAAACACGATATCTCTGAcgccgtccgtcgcccgGTTACTTTCCCCCGACGAGTTGCCTCAGCTAAAGACGATGATTTTGGGTGGTGAGGCGCTCCATGTTGGAGACATTGAGCCATGGTGGGGTCGTGTGTTCACAGCCTACGGACCAAGCGAATGCACTCCGACGAGCATGATAAACCCCCATCCGTCGAGCCTGGGTGAGGCGTGCCGACTGGGACGGGGCTTCGGAGTGGTGACCTGGGTCGTTGACGACCGTGACCACAACGTCCTGCTCCCAGCGGGTTGTGTCGGCGAACTCCTGCTTGAGGGCCCCTTGGTGGGCACCGGCTATCTCAATGACCCGAAGAGGACAACTGCGGCGTTTATCGAGGACCCGGTCTGGCTGCTCCGAGGTTCGGTTGACCAGCCCGGGAGGCGCGGACGACTATACAAAACGGGGGACCTAGTCAGGTACGCCGAGGACGGTAGCCTGGTCTTTGTCGGTCGCAATGACTTGCAAGTCAAGATCCGCGGCCAGCGTGTCGAGCTCGGTGAGGTTGAGACTGCGGTCCGTATGTGTGTGCCTGAAGCGAAGCAGGTTGTGGCCGAAGTCGTGACACCCGCGAAGGACGACGCAAGCCCAGCCCTGGCCGTCTTTGTTCGGATGGGCGACTCAAGCATCGCCGAGTCTGGTCTAAGCATGTTGTCCATCACCCAAGACTCGAGGAGAAGGCTAGAGGAGCTCCTGCCAAGCTACATGGTGCCAACGGCGTTCTTCTCCATCCGCGagatgcccatgacgccgacCGGCAAGACAaaccgacggcggctgcgcgagaTGGGCGCGTCCTTTTGCGAGGAAGCTGGGGAAACGGCAGACACGACACCAGGAGGAtcggcagacgacggcgcggtgATTCTGAAAGCCGAGCAACCGGCGTATGCCTTGGCACAAAAAGTGGctgcgatgctgccgccgtggcgccagCGCGACGTGGCGGCAAACGGAGAGTCGGGCTACGAGGACATCTGTCTATTCCCGTCTGGCCTCGACTCGATCAAcatgatggcgttggcgtACTTTATATCACAGCAGTTTCAGGTCGAGGTTGACTTGGAGGTGTTGATGGACCCGAGTACGAGCATCCGCACGCTGGCCGGGGTCGTGACGGACCTGCAGGCCGCTTCATAG
- a CDS encoding uncharacterized protein (antiSMASH:Cluster_5.4), whose protein sequence is MLHEVPALHVFLPAWANPLVAPVRQSFSRTPPAVSGPASSLPAALADGPGPAEDPTPGLDLPSRVLLFRPHSSVFPLFLLALFQASCHHLDSSDSGLAFRLGRRRDLTHPSL, encoded by the coding sequence ATGCTCCATGAGGTGCCTGCCCTCCACGTTTTCCTCCCAGCGTGGGCGAACCCCCTGGTAGCCCCAGTCCGTCAGTCGTTCTCAAGGACCCCCCCCGCCGTCAGTGGGCCTGCCTCGTCTCTtccggcggcgctcgctgATGGTCCTGGCCCTGCTGAGGATCCCACCCCCGGCCTCGACTTGCCGTCCCGCGTCCTCCTCTTTCGACCTCACTCTTCCGTCTTCCCACTCTTCCTTCTTGCTCTCTTTCAAGCCTCATGCCATCACCTCGACAGCTCTGACTCTGGCCTCGCCTTCCGtctcgggcgccggcgggatCTGACCCATCCGAGTCTGTAA